The following proteins come from a genomic window of Athalia rosae chromosome 1, iyAthRosa1.1, whole genome shotgun sequence:
- the LOC125499735 gene encoding adipokinetic hormone/corazonin-related peptide-like: MFNSRIVGMRAPQLSIVLLLVMVYFIRISSSQVTFSRDWNAGKRTASSEGHCFANAKSTAAAFHVLTNELRQLSGCEARAMVLSLRTQDDVPNDLAVFPEGR, from the exons ATGTTCAACAGCCGGATAGTAGGTATGAGGGCACCCCAATTATCCATAGTTCTTCTATTAGTGATGGTGTATTTCATACGAATTAGTTCTAGTCAG GTAACTTTTTCGCGGGATTGGAACGCTGGAAAGCGTACCGCCTCCAGCGAGGGACACTGTTTCGCTAATGCAAAGTCCACCGCCGCAGCTTTCCACGTTCTAACG AACGAATTGAGGCAGCTATCCGGCTGTGAAGCACGTGCCATGGTTCTATCTTTGCGGACTCAAGATGACGTCCCTAATGATCTTGCCGTTTTCCCTGAAGGTCGATAG